A region from the Aegilops tauschii subsp. strangulata cultivar AL8/78 chromosome 5, Aet v6.0, whole genome shotgun sequence genome encodes:
- the LOC141022991 gene encoding uncharacterized protein produces the protein MFDSADVAAHVYDIATRRFGRPRHEMSFPEIKTEAEAEFIKQKNINIRWMDEKSEEEKKKQAIHIGLDDSGAATREAEQKKKAVKKEDDAGPSTVIPIESDSSGRDDSEKEDGECDDPRKDEF, from the exons ATGTTCGACTCCGCCGACGTGGCCGCGCATGTGTATGACATCGCCACGCGGCGTTTCGGCCGGCCGAGGCACGAGATGAGCTTCCCGGAGATCAAAACCGAGGCGGAGGCGGAGTTCATCAAGCAAAAGAATATTAACATTAGATGGATGGACGAGAAGAgtgaggaggagaagaagaagcaggcGATTCACATTGGTCTCGACGATAGTGGCGCGGCGACA CGCGAGGCTGAGCAGAAGAAGAAGGCGGTGAAGAAGGAGGACGACGCCGGCCCCTCGACGGTGATCCCCATCGAGTCTGACTCGTCGGGCCGGGATGACTCAGAGAAGGAGGACGGTGAATGCGACGACCCCAGGAAGGACGAGTTCTAG